The Rhinoderma darwinii isolate aRhiDar2 chromosome 8, aRhiDar2.hap1, whole genome shotgun sequence genome has a window encoding:
- the HMGB3 gene encoding high mobility group protein B3 — protein MAKGDPKKPKGKMSAYAYFVQTCREEHKKKSPEIPVNFSEFSKKCSERWKIMSAKEKSKFDDLAKADKVRYDREMKDFGPVKGGKKKKDPNAPKRPPSGFFLFCSEFRPKIKSTNPGISIGDIAKKLGEMWNNLSDSEKQPYNAKAGKLKEKYEKDVADYKSKGKVDGPKSAPKMARKKEEDDDDDDDEEDEEEEDDDDDDE, from the exons ATGGCTAAAGGTGACCCTAAGAAGCCAAAAGGCAAGATGTCTGCTTATGCCTACTTTGTGCAGACATGTCGTGAGGAACACAAGAAGAAGAGTCCTGAAATACCAGTTAACTTTTCAGAGTTTTCAAAGAAATGTTCTGAAAGATGGAAG ATCATGTCTGCAAAAGAGAAGTCAAAGTTCGATGACTTGGCGAAAGCAGACAAAGTAAGATATGACCGAGAAATGAAAGATTTTGGACCAGTTAAGGGGGGCAAGAAGAAGAAGGACCCTAATGCACCAAAGAGGCCACC TTCTGGATTCTTCTTGTTTTGCTCAGAATTCCGTCCTAAAATAAAGTCCACAAATCCTGGTATCTCCATTGGTGATATTGCAAAAAAGCTTGGTGAGATGTGGAATAACCTGAGTGATAGCGAGAAGCAGCCCTACAACGCCAAGGCAGGGAAACTGAAGGAAAAGTATGAgaag GATGTTGCTGATTACAAGTCCAAAGGAAAGGTTGATGGCCCTAAAAGTGCTCCTAAGATGGCCCGGAAAAAAGAGGAGGATGACGATGATGACGacgatgaggaggatgaagaggaAGAAGATGATGACGACGATGACGAATGA